A part of Solibacillus sp. FSL H8-0538 genomic DNA contains:
- a CDS encoding DUF342 domain-containing protein, whose translation MIIFENKFLEVSEENGKVYIKTMQTGFLLKDFDSIIRLNPRIKLTNFAILKNVLSKVNENKTEIGEWLPTVALEISRDKMSVSLFIHETAEYVRENKQEISEIVRKLLVENSINHGVLSINLESIVTGKAMLIAQGTPPVKGEDAKITYLEIPERKPVIREDGKADYYDMSFIFEISEGDWLGEKIPLQQGTPGYNVHNDLVPAQPGRDGMLKYDKKSAYEVEENGKTILRSRIGGVLEHVQGMVSVNHHLPIAGDVGVETGNIDFAGSISIRGTVQVGYSVTAKGDISIEGAEGVSGAKLIKSLDGDVFIRGGIFGLGQTRVEAGGNIFVKHVNEANLVAGEDVHIGFYALGSHLKGHSILVDERKGKIIGGTAIAKSMIVTAISGNRLERRTELIINSMNKQEGLVVIQDRAALLKSIHEDIVQLETQVNRMIPLVNNLTKQQIAAFEQTKQKLNRDKEVAITLDREIKQMMNDLRNAGKEEIHVTKEAYSGTYIQIGKKSTILSKMTNGKFILEFGELNV comes from the coding sequence GTGATCATCTTTGAAAATAAATTTTTAGAAGTATCCGAAGAAAATGGTAAAGTTTACATCAAAACAATGCAAACCGGATTTTTATTAAAAGATTTTGATAGCATTATACGCTTAAATCCTCGTATAAAATTAACGAACTTTGCAATTTTAAAAAATGTCTTATCGAAAGTAAATGAAAATAAAACAGAAATTGGCGAATGGCTACCGACAGTTGCCCTTGAAATTTCTCGAGACAAAATGTCTGTGTCATTGTTTATACATGAAACCGCTGAATATGTCCGTGAAAATAAACAAGAAATTTCAGAAATAGTACGTAAATTGTTAGTAGAAAATAGTATAAATCATGGTGTTTTAAGTATTAATCTAGAGAGTATTGTTACTGGTAAGGCAATGTTAATAGCACAAGGGACTCCGCCTGTGAAGGGTGAGGATGCGAAAATTACGTATTTAGAAATTCCAGAACGTAAGCCCGTTATTCGTGAAGATGGTAAGGCCGACTATTATGATATGAGTTTTATTTTTGAAATTAGTGAAGGTGATTGGCTAGGGGAAAAAATCCCCCTTCAGCAAGGGACACCTGGTTACAATGTGCATAATGACTTAGTGCCTGCACAGCCTGGTCGAGATGGAATGCTTAAATATGATAAAAAATCAGCCTATGAAGTTGAAGAGAACGGAAAAACTATATTAAGATCTCGTATAGGCGGCGTTCTAGAGCATGTACAAGGGATGGTGTCTGTTAATCATCATTTACCCATTGCTGGCGATGTTGGTGTAGAGACGGGAAATATTGACTTTGCAGGATCTATTAGTATTCGTGGAACGGTTCAGGTTGGCTATAGCGTTACAGCAAAAGGAGATATCTCAATAGAAGGTGCAGAAGGCGTTTCAGGAGCCAAGTTGATAAAATCATTAGACGGCGATGTGTTTATTCGTGGAGGGATTTTCGGTTTAGGACAAACGCGTGTTGAGGCTGGCGGTAATATTTTCGTGAAGCATGTGAATGAGGCGAATCTAGTAGCTGGTGAAGACGTTCATATTGGATTTTATGCGCTCGGATCACATCTAAAAGGGCACTCCATTTTAGTTGATGAGCGTAAGGGCAAGATTATTGGTGGAACAGCGATTGCAAAAAGTATGATTGTGACAGCGATTTCAGGTAATCGACTCGAAAGACGAACCGAATTAATTATTAATAGCATGAACAAACAAGAAGGACTAGTTGTGATTCAGGATAGAGCAGCGTTACTGAAATCGATACATGAAGATATTGTACAGTTAGAAACGCAAGTTAACAGAATGATACCATTGGTTAATAATTTGACTAAGCAACAAATTGCAGCATTTGAACAGACGAAGCAAAAATTAAATAGAGATAAAGAAGTAGCCATAACACTTGACCGAGAAATTAAGCAAATGATGAATGATTTACGCAATGCTGGTAAAGAAGAAATCCATGTTACTAAGGAAGCGT
- the spo0A gene encoding sporulation transcription factor Spo0A, with amino-acid sequence MTKVKIAIADDNRELVKTMELYFQNHPEIEVVATASNGKICIKMLEEHQLDVLLLDIIMPHLDGLAVLEAMYNDERHMNTQVIMLTAFGQEDVMKQAVNFGASYFMLKPFEFDQLVQKILHCAGQRGDGEKRKSVLQPQVSQKLDQRQLDTTITAIIKEIGVPAHIKGYSYLREAIQMVYYDIELLGSVTKILYPEIAKKFNTTPSRVERAIRHAIEVAWNRGNYESISEMFGYTVHHLKSKPTNSEFIAMIADKIRIEMVAS; translated from the coding sequence TTGACGAAAGTAAAAATAGCGATTGCTGATGACAATCGTGAACTAGTGAAAACAATGGAGCTGTATTTTCAAAACCATCCAGAAATTGAAGTAGTAGCTACTGCTTCGAATGGTAAAATATGCATTAAAATGTTAGAGGAACATCAATTGGACGTACTTCTCCTAGATATTATTATGCCGCACTTGGATGGACTAGCGGTTCTTGAGGCTATGTATAATGACGAACGCCATATGAATACGCAAGTTATTATGCTAACGGCATTTGGTCAAGAGGATGTAATGAAGCAAGCGGTGAATTTTGGGGCTTCGTATTTTATGCTCAAGCCGTTCGAGTTTGATCAACTTGTTCAAAAAATTCTACATTGCGCAGGACAAAGGGGCGATGGCGAAAAGCGTAAAAGTGTGTTGCAACCACAAGTTTCGCAAAAATTGGACCAACGTCAGTTAGATACGACAATTACAGCTATAATTAAAGAAATTGGTGTGCCAGCACATATTAAAGGCTACTCTTACTTACGTGAAGCCATTCAGATGGTCTATTATGATATTGAACTTTTGGGCTCTGTAACAAAAATTTTATATCCAGAAATCGCCAAGAAATTTAACACAACACCATCCCGCGTCGAACGTGCCATTCGCCATGCCATTGAAGTCGCATGGAACCGTGGCAACTACGAATCGATTTCAGAGATGTTCGGCTATACCGTGCACCACTTAAAATCAAAACCCACGAATTCAGAGTTCATTGCGATGATTGCGGATAAAATACGCATTGAAATGGTAGCGAGTTAA